The Phoenix dactylifera cultivar Barhee BC4 chromosome 12, palm_55x_up_171113_PBpolish2nd_filt_p, whole genome shotgun sequence genome has a window encoding:
- the LOC120112704 gene encoding U-box domain-containing protein 8: MEVEFPDDFRCPISLEVMSDPVILSSGYTFDRASIQRWLDSGNRTCPVTKLPLPPRPSLIPNHALRSLISNFAPAGVPKTPPCPSPDPHALLASLSFPANADTLAAVLRLSKRSAAFRRLALDAGASSVLLRHAGSGDRPDLQDLALRALLHLSLDGDDARVGLVAEGAVDRLTAALRSPSAAAALAATCLTSLAMVEVNKCTIGAHPSAIAALAALLREGKGRERREAATALYELCKFPENRRRAVRAGSVPALIDLAGNGSERAVEVLGLLGKCREGREEMKRVDGFVRVLAGVLRYGSSRGIENALFVLNLVCSDGKEMALEARKEGTFELCLALAGDENGRIGKNAVGLARTLENGPLVNFL; encoded by the coding sequence ATGGAAGTGGAGTTCCCGGACGACTTCCGGTGCCCGATCTCCCTGGAAGTCATGTCCGACCCGGTGATCCTATCCTCTGGTTACACCTTCGACCGCGCCTCCATTCAGCGCTGGCTCGACTCCGGTAACCGCACCTGCCCGGTGACGAAGCTCCCACTTCCACCTCGCCCCTCTCTCATCCCCAACCACGCCCTCCGCAGCTTAATTTCCAACTTTGCCCCCGCCGGCGTCCCCAAAACCCCTCCCTGCCCCTCCCCCGACCCCCACGCCCTCctcgcctccctctccttccccgcCAACGCCGACACCCTCGCCGCCGTCCTCCGCCTCTCCAAGCGGAGCGCCGCCTTCCGCCGCCTCGCCCTAGACGCCGGCGCCTCCTCCGTACTCCTCCGACACGCCGGCTCCGGCGACCGCCCCGACCTCCAGGACCTCGCCCTCCGCGCCCTCCTCCACCTCAGCCTCGACGGCGACGACGCCCGCGTCGGCCTCGTCGCCGAGGGCGCCGTCGACCGCCTCACCGCCGCCCTCCGctccccctccgccgccgcgGCCCTCGCCGCTACTTGCCTCACCAGCCTCGCCATGGTCGAGGTCAACAAGTGCACCATCGGCGCTCACCCCTCCGCGATCGCAGCCCTGGCGGCGCTCCTTCGGGAGGGGAAGGGCCGGGAGCGCCGCGAGGCGGCTACCGCCCTCTACGAGCTCTGCAAGTTCCCGGAGAATCGCCGGCGGGCGGTGCGTGCCGGCTCCGTCCCGGCCCTCATCGACCTTGCCGGCAATGGTTCAGAGAGGGCGGTGGAGGTGCTGGGCCTCCTCGGGAAGTGCCGGGAGGGACGGGAAGAGATGAAGAGGGTCGATGGATTCGTTCGGGTCTTGGCCGGGGTTTTGAGATACGGCAGTTCCAGGGGCATCGAGAACGCTCTATTCGTGCTCAATTTGGTCTGCTCTGATGGCAAAGAGATGGCCTTGGAGGCGAGAAAAGAAGGAACTTTCGAGCTTTGCTTGGCTTTGGCTGGCGACGAGAATGGGAGGATTGGGAAGAATGCGGTGGGATTGGCTCGGACCCTGGAGAATGGACCACTGGTCAACTTCTTATGA